From a single Capsicum annuum cultivar UCD-10X-F1 chromosome 12, UCD10Xv1.1, whole genome shotgun sequence genomic region:
- the LOC107849598 gene encoding uncharacterized tRNA/rRNA methyltransferase YsgA: protein MQISINMNTHWVSPSNFPQIKASTLQPKAKNQPFSSKSNSPTEFTTVFSEKNESFLPINVKSITSTSNPFVKHCLKLRQNSSYRHSHGSVLVVGSTPIREIYSFQERVQERPITLDCLLLLDEAHIPEDLNLQSVRLVRISSTVMKKLSGLQSIDSIEMIALMKIPSTFHSVDDEFLEEDCSRWFQNAHRILVLDGIQDPGNLGTLLRSAMAFGWGGALLLPGCCDPFNEKALRASRGASFQLPLVSGGWLHLDALRNHYNMKMLAGHPANDQKPRRISRLTRDFTDLLSDTPLCLVLGSEGGGLSVKAKDASELVSIPMAGEFESLNVSVAGGIFLYMLQPEDHKNFKLT, encoded by the exons ATGCAAATTTCCATTAACATGAACACTCATTGGGTATCTCCTTCCAATTTCCCACAAATTAAAGCTTCAACTTTACAACCCAAAGCCAAAAATCAACCATTTAGCTCAAAATCAAATTCCCCAACTGAATTTACTACTGTTTTCTCTgaaaaaaatgaatcttttttaCCCATTAATGTGAAATCCATAACTAGTACTTCAAATCCTTTTGTCAAACACTGCCTTAAGCTTCGTCAGAACTCATCTTATAGACATTCTCATGGTTCTGTTCTTGTTGTTGGTTCCACTCCTATTAG GGAAATATATAGTTTTCAAGAAAGAGTTCAAGAGAGACCTATTACATTAGACTGCTTACTTTTGCTTGATGAAGCTCATATACCTGAAGACCTAAATCTTCAATCAGTTCGCCTTGTCCGTATCAGCTCAACGGTGATGAAGAAACTCTCTGGTTTACAATCGATTGATTCTATTGAAATGATTGCGTTAATGAAAATTCCCTCAACGTTTCACAGTGTCGATGATGAGTTTCTAGAAGAAGACTGCAGTAGATGGTTCCAGAATGCTCATCGAATTCTAGTTCTTGATGGAATCCAG GACCCTGGTAATCTTGGTACGTTACTTAGATCAGCAATGGCGTTTGGATGG GGTGGCGCCTTATTGCTTCCTGGCTGCTGTGATCCATTCAATGAGAAGGCACTTAGAGCTAGTCGAGGAGCTTCCTTTCAACTCCCGTTAGTCTCTGGTGGTTGGCTCCACTTAGATGCTCTAAGAAACCATTACAACATGAAAATGCTGGCCGGCCATCCTGCAAACGATCAAAAGCCAAGGAGAATTTCTAGGCTCACCCGCGACTTCACAGATTTGTTATCAGATACACCTTTGTGTTTGGTTTTGGGCAGCGAAGGGGGCGGTCTTTCTGTGAAAGCTAAGGATGCAAGTGAGCTTGTGAGTATTCCGATGGCAGGAGAATTCGAGTCTCTCAATGTTTCGGTTGCTGGTGGAATATTCTTGTACATGTTACAACCTGAAGATCATAAAAATTTTAAGCTCACCTGA
- the LOC107851072 gene encoding probable glycosyltransferase At5g03795 produces MWSAKPPQPPSSTYCSLQSSLLSLAILTLLSFTYLSLKSFHSSNSPPPLTPSLVIQSSQVVRQVAEQQREQEEEEEVITDVYNSPGVFKLNYEEMERKFKVYIYKDGDPKTFYQTPRKLTGKYSSEGYFFQNIRESKFVTDDPDQAHLFFIPISCHKMRGKGTSYENMTIIVQNYVDSLIAKYPYWNRTMGADHFFVTCHDVGVRATEGHPFLVKNAIRVVCSPSYDVGYIPHKDVALPQVLQPFALPAGGNDIENRTTLGFWAGHRNSKIRVILARQWENDTELDISNNRINRATGPLVYQKRFYRTKFCICPGGSQVNSARITDSIHYGCVPVILSDYYDLPFNDIVDWHKFAVVLREKDVYELKQILKNITQDKFVTLHNNLVKVQKHFQWNSPPIRHDAFHMVMYELWLRHHVIKY; encoded by the exons ATGTGGTCGGCGAAACCACCACAACCACCGTCTTCCACTTATTGTAGTCTCCAAAGCTCCCTATTATCCCTCGCCATCTTAACTCTACTCTCCTTCACATATCTCTCCCTCAAATCCTTCCACTCTTCTAATTCTCCTCCTCCTTTAACTCCTTCTCTAGTCATACAATCATCTCAG GTAGTGAGACAGGTGGCGGAGCAGCAGCGTGAgcaggaggaggaggaggaggtgATAACGGATGTGTATAATTCACCAGGAGtgtttaagttgaattatgaagAAATGGAGAGGAAATTTaaggtgtatatatataaagatgGAGATCcgaagacattttatcaaacgccAAGGAAGTTGACAGGGAAATATTCTAGTGAAGGGTATTTCTTCCAGAATATTCGAGAGAGTAAGTTTGTTACGGATGATCCGGATCAGGCTCACTTGTTCTTCATTCCGATCTCTTGTCATAAGATGAGAGGAAAG GGAACATCATATGAGAACATGACCATAATTGTCCAGAACTATGTTGATAGTTTGATAGCAAAATATCCATACTGGAATAGAACCATGGGTGCAGATCACTTCTTTGTTACCTGTCATGATGTTGGTGTCAGGGCAACTGAAGGGCATCCCTTTCTTGTAAAAAATGCAATCCGTGTTGTGTGCTCCCCTAGCTATGATGTTGGATATATTCCACATAAGGATGTTGCTCTTCCACAAGTTCTGCAGCCATTTGCCCTTCCAGCTGGAGGAAATGACATTGAGAATAG GACAACTTTGGGTTTCTGGGCAGGTCATAGAAACTCTAAAATCAGAGTTATCCTGGCACGCCAATGGGAAAATGACACCGAACTAGATATTTCCAACAACAGGATAAACAGAGCTACAGGACCTCTTGTTTATCAGAAGAGATTTTACAGGACAAAGTTCTGCATATGTCCAGGTGGTTCCCAGGTTAACAGTGCTCGTATAACAGACTCAATACATTATGGATGTGTTCCTG TGATACTTTCTGATTACTATGATTTGCCATTCAATGACATTGTCGATTGGCATAAATTTGCGGTTGTACTGAGGGAGAAGGATGTATACGAGCTAAAGCAAATTCTCAAGAACATCACACAAGACAAATTTGTCACCTTGCATAACAATTTAGTAAAG GTTCAAAAGCACTTCCAGTGGAATTCACCTCCTATAAGACATGATGCTTTTCATATGGTAATGTATGAACTCTGGCTGCGCCATCATGTTATCAAGTACTAA